A genomic window from Hippocampus zosterae strain Florida chromosome 13, ASM2543408v3, whole genome shotgun sequence includes:
- the LOC127613467 gene encoding G-protein coupled receptor 35-like isoform X2 produces the protein MNLSGAFAPPLWYQYQMCAVAPYGFVFYYGIKVFNLVVGAPCNGLVIWQIAAKKSNPCTSDVFILNLAILDAYFCLMMPTELLNSLLLDDARIWYLQRFSYGVKDAGVLFLVCVCLDRYMAVVHPMLFASIRDHKIRTGICLVAWAVITAYALAKCILGSMSVNGVFSGVVLFALAIMVLCNISVIWVLRRSVAGKEVMHPAKKKALKMFQCQIRISVYSIMDLSCSVEPLLFVTKMECVGGRGCGCCVVSAPHRVAA, from the exons ATGAACTTGAGTGGTGCGTTCGCACCCCCACTGTGGTACCAATACCAAATGTGCGCCGTGGCCCCGTACGGCTTTGTCTTCTACTACGGCATCAAGGTGTTCAACCTGGTGGTTGGGGCCCCCTGCAACGGCCTGGTCATTTGGCAGATCGCCGCCAAGAAAAGCAACCCGTGCACCTCGGACGTGTTCATCCTCAACCTGGCTATCCTGGATGCGTACTTCTGTCTCATGATGCCTACCGAGCTGCTCAACTCGCTGCTGCTGGATGACGCGCGGATCTGGTACCTGCAGAGGTTCTCATATGGAGTCAAGGACGCGGGGGTGCTCTTCTTG GTGTGTGTCTGCCTGGACCGTTACATGGCGGTGGTGCACCCCATGCTGTTCGCCAGCATCCGGGACCACAAAATCCGCACGGGCATCTGCTTGGTGGCATGGGCAGTGATCACGGCGTACGCCCTGGCTAAGTGCATCCTCGGCTCCATGAGCGTCAACGGCGTGTTCAGCGGCGTGGTGCTCTTCGCCCTGGCCATCATGGTGCTGTGCAATATCTCCGTCATCTGGGTGCTGCGCCGCTCCGTGGCCGGCAAGGAGGTCATGCACCCGGCCAAGAAGAAGGCCCTCAAAATG TTCCAATGCCAGATCCGCATCAGCGTGTACTCCATCATGGACCTGAGCTGCAGCGTGGAGCCGCTCCTCTTCGTCACCAAGATGGAGTGCGTGGGCGGTCGGGGCTGCGGGTGCTGCGTCGTCAGCGCGCCGCACCGCGTCGCCGCCTGA
- the LOC127613467 gene encoding G-protein coupled receptor 35-like isoform X1, translating to MNLSGAFAPPLWYQYQMCAVAPYGFVFYYGIKVFNLVVGAPCNGLVIWQIAAKKSNPCTSDVFILNLAILDAYFCLMMPTELLNSLLLDDARIWYLQRFSYGVKDAGVLFLVCVCLDRYMAVVHPMLFASIRDHKIRTGICLVAWAVITAYALAKCILGSMSVNGVFSGVVLFALAIMVLCNISVIWVLRRSVAGKEVMHPAKKKALKMVLIALAIIVINYLPPVLMPFAPYYSMMQFQCQIRISVYSIMDLSCSVEPLLFVTKMECVGGRGCGCCVVSAPHRVAA from the exons ATGAACTTGAGTGGTGCGTTCGCACCCCCACTGTGGTACCAATACCAAATGTGCGCCGTGGCCCCGTACGGCTTTGTCTTCTACTACGGCATCAAGGTGTTCAACCTGGTGGTTGGGGCCCCCTGCAACGGCCTGGTCATTTGGCAGATCGCCGCCAAGAAAAGCAACCCGTGCACCTCGGACGTGTTCATCCTCAACCTGGCTATCCTGGATGCGTACTTCTGTCTCATGATGCCTACCGAGCTGCTCAACTCGCTGCTGCTGGATGACGCGCGGATCTGGTACCTGCAGAGGTTCTCATATGGAGTCAAGGACGCGGGGGTGCTCTTCTTG GTGTGTGTCTGCCTGGACCGTTACATGGCGGTGGTGCACCCCATGCTGTTCGCCAGCATCCGGGACCACAAAATCCGCACGGGCATCTGCTTGGTGGCATGGGCAGTGATCACGGCGTACGCCCTGGCTAAGTGCATCCTCGGCTCCATGAGCGTCAACGGCGTGTTCAGCGGCGTGGTGCTCTTCGCCCTGGCCATCATGGTGCTGTGCAATATCTCCGTCATCTGGGTGCTGCGCCGCTCCGTGGCCGGCAAGGAGGTCATGCACCCGGCCAAGAAGAAGGCCCTCAAAATGGTGCTCATCGCCCTGGCCATCATCGTGATCAATTACCTGCCGCCCGTGCTCATGCCCTTTGCGCCTTACTACTCCATGATGCAGTTCCAATGCCAGATCCGCATCAGCGTGTACTCCATCATGGACCTGAGCTGCAGCGTGGAGCCGCTCCTCTTCGTCACCAAGATGGAGTGCGTGGGCGGTCGGGGCTGCGGGTGCTGCGTCGTCAGCGCGCCGCACCGCGTCGCCGCCTGA
- the LOC127613461 gene encoding uncharacterized protein LOC127613461 isoform X1, whose product MLFARFFSTRMSVTSPRHVVWESERLVAYLHPQPWTPGSVILERRVPGTMAGSIFHLEEAEYLSWMLGARAVAQLLCEKLEVHRCALVTRPHVDRPAQIRILPLHGLDAEWCPHQAGDEEQHAHDPGYCTSKTAPRWSDARLNEILAKIRAKLPNPDAPPNLTFLGDDQSHPGLFSRIVRGEEQQWRVWDDEGHVSFLTPFPNSPGFTVLVPRRPLSSDIFGLSESDYEGLVLAARKVSHLLEKGLGAWGVGLIFEGFEIDYAHAKLIPLLQPPSAREENLRFQSACQQCVHSYPGYVTSEDGPGASLESLEEIYAKMTLK is encoded by the exons ATGCTGTTTGCGAGGTTTTTCAGCACAAG GATGTCTGTCACTTCCCCCCGCCATGTTGTTTGGGAGTCGGAACGTCTTGTGGCTTACCTCCACCCTCAGCCATGGACGCCCGGCTCCGTGATCCTTGAGCGCCGCGTGCCCGGAACAATGGCGGGCAGCATCTTTCACCTGGAGGAGGCGGAGTATTTATCCTGGATGCTGGGGGCCAGGGCAGTGGCACAGCTGCTGTGCGAAAAGCTCGAGGTGCACCGGTGTGCCTTGGTCACAAGACCACATGTGGACAGACCCGCTCAG ATACGTATCCTCCCGCTGCACGGTCTGGATGCAGAATGGTGTCCTCACCAGGCAGGTGATGAGGAACAGCACGCCCACGATCCCGGATACTGCACCTCCAAGACGGCGCCTCGGTGGAGCGACGCCCGCCTGAACGAAATACTGGCCAAGATCCGTGCCAAACTCCCCAACCCGGACGCACCGCCCAACTTGACGTTCCTGGGAGACGACCAGTCTCATCCCGGTCTATTCTCACGCATCGTCCGGGGCGAGGAGCAGCAGTGGCGTGTGTGGGATGACGAGGGTCACGTGTCTTTCCTCACGCCATTCCCCAACTCGCCAGGATTCACCGTGCTCGTACCACGGCGCCCTCTGTCCTCCGATATATTCGGGCTGAGCGAGAGCGACTACGAGGGGCTGGTGTTGGCCGCCCGCAAGGTGTCTCATCTGCTGGAAAAGGGTTTGGGGGCGTGGGGCGTTGGGCTCATCTTCGAGGGCTTCGAGATTGATTACGCCCACGCCAAGTTGATCCCGCTGCTGCAGCCGCCGTCTGCCAGGGAAGAAAATCTCCGCTTCCAGTCGGCGTGTCAGCAATGTGTACACTCGTATCCCGGTTATGTCACCTCAGAGGATGGACCCGGAGCGTCCTTGGAGAGTTTGGAGGAGATAtacgccaaaatgaccttaaagtAA
- the LOC127613461 gene encoding uncharacterized protein LOC127613461 isoform X2, whose translation MSVTSPRHVVWESERLVAYLHPQPWTPGSVILERRVPGTMAGSIFHLEEAEYLSWMLGARAVAQLLCEKLEVHRCALVTRPHVDRPAQIRILPLHGLDAEWCPHQAGDEEQHAHDPGYCTSKTAPRWSDARLNEILAKIRAKLPNPDAPPNLTFLGDDQSHPGLFSRIVRGEEQQWRVWDDEGHVSFLTPFPNSPGFTVLVPRRPLSSDIFGLSESDYEGLVLAARKVSHLLEKGLGAWGVGLIFEGFEIDYAHAKLIPLLQPPSAREENLRFQSACQQCVHSYPGYVTSEDGPGASLESLEEIYAKMTLK comes from the exons ATGTCTGTCACTTCCCCCCGCCATGTTGTTTGGGAGTCGGAACGTCTTGTGGCTTACCTCCACCCTCAGCCATGGACGCCCGGCTCCGTGATCCTTGAGCGCCGCGTGCCCGGAACAATGGCGGGCAGCATCTTTCACCTGGAGGAGGCGGAGTATTTATCCTGGATGCTGGGGGCCAGGGCAGTGGCACAGCTGCTGTGCGAAAAGCTCGAGGTGCACCGGTGTGCCTTGGTCACAAGACCACATGTGGACAGACCCGCTCAG ATACGTATCCTCCCGCTGCACGGTCTGGATGCAGAATGGTGTCCTCACCAGGCAGGTGATGAGGAACAGCACGCCCACGATCCCGGATACTGCACCTCCAAGACGGCGCCTCGGTGGAGCGACGCCCGCCTGAACGAAATACTGGCCAAGATCCGTGCCAAACTCCCCAACCCGGACGCACCGCCCAACTTGACGTTCCTGGGAGACGACCAGTCTCATCCCGGTCTATTCTCACGCATCGTCCGGGGCGAGGAGCAGCAGTGGCGTGTGTGGGATGACGAGGGTCACGTGTCTTTCCTCACGCCATTCCCCAACTCGCCAGGATTCACCGTGCTCGTACCACGGCGCCCTCTGTCCTCCGATATATTCGGGCTGAGCGAGAGCGACTACGAGGGGCTGGTGTTGGCCGCCCGCAAGGTGTCTCATCTGCTGGAAAAGGGTTTGGGGGCGTGGGGCGTTGGGCTCATCTTCGAGGGCTTCGAGATTGATTACGCCCACGCCAAGTTGATCCCGCTGCTGCAGCCGCCGTCTGCCAGGGAAGAAAATCTCCGCTTCCAGTCGGCGTGTCAGCAATGTGTACACTCGTATCCCGGTTATGTCACCTCAGAGGATGGACCCGGAGCGTCCTTGGAGAGTTTGGAGGAGATAtacgccaaaatgaccttaaagtAA